A window of the Mucilaginibacter sp. cycad4 genome harbors these coding sequences:
- a CDS encoding MBL fold metallo-hydrolase codes for MNITFHGAARNVTGSKHLLRLNDGTSILLDCGMFQGLGEQTEEMNEHFGFNPKGVTHMILSHAHIDHCGLIPRLVAEGFEGNIYCTSATMDLTRILLLDSAKIQVQDTEYSNKHRIRKGLPLLNPLYTEDDVMEALRLFKIVEYGEEFEITPAVKFNFTDAGHILGSAAVHITVTENGKDTHITFSGDVGRYGDLLLKSPQTFEQANYILLESTYGDSLHKELEPIEESLLEIIKQTCEVKNGKVIIPAFSVGRTQELLYALNSLELKGTLPDVPYYVDSPLSEKATEVLMNHPEVYNKNVQEVLKTDANPFGFKGLRFIESVEESKALNNDPRPCVIISSSGMAEAGRVKHHIKNNINNQKNTILMVGYCEPNSLGGRLLRGDHEVHIFGETYEVKAEVRSIKSMSAHGDYEDLLHFLACQDPALVKTVFLVHGEYDVQQHFAGKIKAHGFHHVEIPYQHQKINLE; via the coding sequence ATGAATATAACCTTCCATGGTGCTGCCCGTAACGTAACCGGCAGCAAGCATTTACTTCGCTTAAACGACGGTACCAGCATATTATTAGACTGCGGCATGTTCCAGGGACTGGGCGAACAGACCGAAGAAATGAACGAACATTTTGGCTTTAACCCCAAAGGCGTTACGCACATGATCCTTTCCCACGCCCATATTGACCATTGCGGTTTAATTCCGCGGCTGGTTGCCGAAGGGTTTGAGGGGAACATTTACTGCACCTCGGCCACCATGGATCTTACGCGCATCCTGCTGCTCGATTCGGCAAAGATCCAGGTACAGGACACCGAGTATAGCAACAAACACCGTATCCGCAAAGGTTTGCCGCTGCTTAACCCTTTGTACACCGAAGATGATGTAATGGAGGCCCTGCGCCTGTTTAAAATTGTTGAATATGGCGAAGAGTTTGAAATTACCCCCGCCGTAAAATTCAACTTTACCGATGCCGGGCATATTCTGGGCAGTGCGGCAGTGCATATCACCGTTACCGAAAACGGCAAAGACACGCATATTACTTTTAGCGGCGACGTTGGCCGCTATGGTGATCTGTTACTGAAAAGTCCGCAAACTTTTGAGCAGGCCAATTATATTTTACTGGAATCAACTTATGGCGATTCGCTGCATAAAGAATTGGAGCCTATTGAAGAGTCGTTGCTGGAGATCATTAAGCAAACCTGCGAAGTAAAAAATGGCAAAGTGATTATCCCGGCATTCAGCGTTGGGCGTACGCAAGAATTACTGTATGCATTAAACAGCCTTGAGCTAAAAGGCACGCTCCCGGATGTTCCTTATTATGTAGATAGCCCTCTATCGGAAAAAGCAACCGAAGTACTGATGAACCACCCCGAGGTTTATAATAAAAACGTGCAGGAGGTTTTAAAAACAGATGCCAATCCATTTGGCTTTAAAGGTTTGCGGTTTATTGAAAGTGTGGAGGAATCAAAAGCGCTGAACAATGACCCGCGGCCATGTGTTATTATCTCATCATCGGGCATGGCTGAAGCCGGAAGGGTAAAGCACCACATTAAAAACAATATCAATAACCAAAAGAACACCATTTTGATGGTTGGTTATTGTGAGCCAAATTCATTGGGCGGGCGGTTATTGAGGGGCGATCATGAAGTGCATATTTTTGGTGAAACATATGAGGTTAAAGCCGAAGTTCGCTCCATCAAATCCATGAGCGCCCACGGCGATTATGAAGACCTGCTCCATTTTCTGGCCTGCCAGGACCCGGCACTGGTAAAAACCGTTTTCCTTGTTCACGGCGAGTACGATGTACAGCAGCATTTTGCCGGGAAAATAAAGGCACATGGTTTTCATCATGTTGAGATCCCGTATCAGCATCAGAAGATTAATTTGGAGTAA
- a CDS encoding NAD(P)-dependent oxidoreductase, whose protein sequence is MNTVKTGWIGLGKMGAPMSQQLIKAGYPLSVYNRSKDKEEAFKAQGIGTAASPASLLNDVDVVFIMVSDDKAINDIFHGDEGLLAANVSGKIIINMSTVSPAISKEMAWACKEQGNHYLDAPVSGSVKQAEDAMLVIMVGGEAGAFEQAKPILEKMGKLVMLVGETGAGNVAKLAINTLLGIVAQGLAETVTLAQQNGIEAEALTTLIGNSALGSPFIKIKGDAIVNDNYQAAFALKHIAKDLRLAKDLGLATPLGKTAYQTYQDAEAAFGEEDIIAVMKQVGGK, encoded by the coding sequence ATGAATACAGTAAAAACAGGTTGGATAGGATTAGGGAAAATGGGGGCTCCTATGTCGCAGCAATTGATCAAAGCGGGATATCCGCTTAGTGTTTATAACCGAAGTAAGGATAAGGAAGAGGCATTTAAGGCACAGGGCATTGGTACAGCTGCTTCGCCTGCATCATTGTTGAATGACGTTGATGTTGTTTTCATCATGGTATCGGACGATAAGGCCATTAATGATATTTTTCATGGAGATGAAGGTTTGTTAGCTGCAAACGTAAGCGGCAAGATCATCATTAACATGAGCACCGTTTCACCTGCTATCAGTAAGGAGATGGCATGGGCTTGTAAAGAACAAGGCAATCATTATTTAGATGCCCCGGTATCAGGCAGTGTAAAGCAAGCGGAGGATGCTATGCTGGTTATTATGGTTGGAGGCGAGGCCGGTGCATTTGAGCAGGCTAAACCAATCCTCGAAAAAATGGGCAAGCTTGTTATGCTGGTAGGCGAAACCGGTGCGGGCAACGTAGCTAAACTGGCCATCAATACTTTGCTTGGTATTGTTGCACAGGGCCTTGCCGAAACAGTAACATTGGCTCAGCAAAATGGCATTGAAGCCGAAGCACTAACCACGCTGATCGGTAACAGTGCATTGGGCAGTCCGTTCATCAAAATAAAAGGTGATGCCATTGTTAATGATAATTACCAGGCGGCTTTTGCTTTAAAACACATCGCTAAAGACTTGCGCCTGGCTAAGGATCTCGGTTTGGCTACCCCGCTGGGTAAAACTGCATATCAAACCTACCAGGATGCCGAAGCAGCTTTTGGTGAGGAGGATATTATTGCAGTGATGAAGCAGGTAGGAGGAAAATAA
- a CDS encoding GNAT family N-acetyltransferase gives MITIRKATVADRDPVWQIIREVISGGDTYVFDPASPKEKMLAYWFDPEKHTYVAVDNDDVAGTFVIRDNQPDLGAHVANGAYMISSKAAGRGIGKLMGEYSLQEAKHLGYKAMQFNFVVKSNRRAVQLWQKLGFDIIGEIPDAFNHQQNGFTNAYIMYRKL, from the coding sequence ATGATAACTATTAGAAAAGCAACCGTTGCAGATCGTGACCCGGTATGGCAGATCATCCGTGAGGTTATATCCGGCGGCGATACCTATGTATTTGACCCTGCATCACCTAAGGAGAAAATGCTGGCCTATTGGTTCGATCCCGAAAAACATACTTATGTGGCTGTTGATAATGACGATGTTGCAGGCACTTTCGTGATCAGGGATAACCAGCCCGATCTGGGTGCTCATGTGGCCAACGGGGCGTATATGATTTCCTCAAAAGCTGCCGGCAGGGGAATAGGAAAGCTTATGGGCGAGTATTCTTTACAGGAAGCAAAGCACCTGGGCTATAAAGCCATGCAATTTAACTTCGTGGTTAAAAGTAACCGGCGGGCAGTACAGCTGTGGCAAAAATTAGGCTTTGACATCATCGGTGAAATCCCGGATGCTTTTAACCATCAGCAAAATGGGTTCACCAATGCCTATATCATGTACCGCAAGCTTTAG
- a CDS encoding Crp/Fnr family transcriptional regulator, translating to MQQQLIARLQQLKPIPVEDQELIVKAFEPIRVKEGDTLLPLKRVARQLFFITNGVLRIMAQNDKGSEVTYFFLKEDQFCTILYSFNNNTIAEESIQAACDTELLAISKNNLLALYEKLPYLKGMIDQISQHTLMEKIKTRNTYLGYDSSERYRLFLERQPGIAMRVSLTDVASYLGVTPQSLSRIRKNIR from the coding sequence ATGCAACAGCAACTCATTGCCCGCTTACAGCAGTTAAAGCCCATCCCGGTTGAGGATCAGGAACTCATTGTGAAAGCCTTTGAGCCGATAAGGGTTAAAGAAGGAGATACGCTATTGCCTCTGAAGCGTGTGGCACGACAATTGTTTTTTATTACCAATGGTGTGCTGCGTATTATGGCACAGAATGATAAAGGGAGCGAGGTAACCTACTTCTTTTTAAAAGAGGACCAGTTTTGCACCATCCTTTACAGTTTTAATAACAATACGATTGCAGAGGAAAGTATCCAGGCCGCCTGCGATACGGAACTATTGGCTATCAGTAAAAACAACCTGCTTGCTTTATATGAAAAGCTGCCTTATCTCAAAGGAATGATCGATCAGATTTCGCAGCATACCCTTATGGAGAAAATAAAAACGCGGAACACTTATCTCGGTTATGACTCATCAGAAAGGTACCGGTTGTTTTTGGAGCGGCAGCCCGGGATAGCTATGAGGGTGTCGCTCACTGATGTCGCATCTTACCTTGGTGTAACCCCGCAATCGTTGAGCAGGATCCGAAAAAATATTCGCTAA
- a CDS encoding SDR family oxidoreductase, with product MNSLNNKVAVITGSARGLGKAIAERYAALGADIVINYSRDKASADEVVSNIKAMGAKVIAVQADVSKVADIERLFKEAKDAFGKIDIVVANAGIELVETPVTDFTEEQFDRVFGINTKGTYFTMQQAAKNVEDNGRIIYIASSTTSFPVPGMAVYGGSKTTPRYLVDILSKEIGHRGVTVNSIIPFAVDHSGIFAEADSYPALRKQLLDSCPMGRLAEVEDVANVAEFFASDLSSFVNGQHLLVNGGATN from the coding sequence CAGTAATAACCGGCTCAGCCCGTGGTTTAGGTAAAGCAATTGCAGAACGTTATGCCGCATTAGGCGCCGACATCGTGATCAACTATTCGCGCGATAAAGCATCAGCAGATGAAGTGGTAAGCAATATCAAGGCCATGGGGGCAAAGGTGATAGCCGTACAAGCCGATGTAAGTAAAGTGGCTGATATCGAAAGACTGTTTAAAGAAGCAAAAGACGCATTTGGCAAGATTGATATCGTGGTAGCTAATGCCGGTATCGAGCTGGTTGAAACTCCGGTAACTGATTTTACAGAAGAACAGTTTGACCGTGTGTTCGGCATCAACACTAAAGGTACCTACTTCACCATGCAGCAGGCAGCTAAGAATGTAGAAGATAATGGCCGGATCATTTACATCGCCTCCAGCACTACCTCATTCCCTGTACCCGGAATGGCCGTGTACGGAGGCAGCAAAACCACCCCGAGGTACCTGGTTGATATCCTTTCAAAGGAGATTGGTCACCGTGGTGTAACAGTTAACTCCATCATACCGTTTGCTGTTGATCATTCAGGTATCTTTGCCGAAGCTGATAGTTACCCCGCATTAAGAAAACAATTGCTTGACAGTTGTCCGATGGGCCGCCTGGCCGAAGTTGAAGATGTGGCCAATGTGGCCGAGTTTTTCGCCAGCGATCTTTCATCATTTGTGAACGGACAGCATCTGTTGGTAAACGGCGGCGCAACAAATTAA